Proteins co-encoded in one Dehalococcoidales bacterium genomic window:
- a CDS encoding CoA transferase, with the protein MSKKPLEGIKVADFTWVWTGPTSTKVLSDFGATVLRIESKVRPDVWRIQPPFKDDVPGPNRGAIFNSQSTSKMSCSVNLGLPRGKEIAKRFVAWADIVADNFAGGAMERMGLSYEVLREIKPDIIMMSSSLMGQTGPWHNSPGYGDQLTAISGISQISGWPDRIPGEVGFYTDYIAPRFNALTILAALDYRRRTGKGQFLDMAQHQGSLHFVGPLMLDYDVNQRVAGRMGNRDPYGAPHGVFRCKGVDKWCAVTVFSDEEWQAFGRAIGSPAWATDDPRFATFEGRKENEDELEVLVTAFTVNREDRGVMATMQAVGVPAGMVNSPEDHMENDPQLLYREFFQWRDHPELGRYRPPRQPCVLSKTPCQIERAPLYGEHNEYAFKEILGMTDDEIAELVIEGVIQ; encoded by the coding sequence ATGTCAAAGAAACCGCTTGAAGGGATAAAGGTTGCCGATTTCACCTGGGTCTGGACGGGGCCAACCAGCACCAAGGTGCTGTCTGATTTCGGGGCCACGGTGCTCAGAATCGAGAGTAAGGTGAGGCCGGACGTCTGGCGGATACAGCCTCCGTTCAAGGATGACGTCCCGGGTCCGAATCGTGGCGCTATCTTCAATTCTCAGAGCACAAGCAAGATGAGTTGCTCGGTCAACCTGGGTCTTCCCAGAGGCAAGGAAATCGCCAAGAGATTCGTCGCCTGGGCTGACATCGTTGCCGACAACTTCGCCGGCGGTGCCATGGAGAGGATGGGCCTTAGCTACGAGGTGCTCAGAGAGATAAAGCCGGACATCATCATGATGAGTTCCAGCCTGATGGGGCAGACGGGACCATGGCACAATAGTCCGGGCTACGGGGACCAGCTAACCGCGATATCCGGTATCAGCCAGATCTCGGGATGGCCTGACAGGATACCCGGGGAGGTTGGCTTCTACACGGACTATATCGCCCCGCGGTTCAACGCGCTCACTATCCTCGCGGCCCTTGATTACCGCCGCCGCACAGGAAAAGGGCAGTTCCTGGACATGGCCCAGCACCAGGGGAGTCTGCACTTCGTTGGCCCATTGATGCTGGACTACGATGTGAACCAGCGCGTAGCCGGGAGAATGGGAAACCGCGACCCCTACGGCGCTCCACACGGGGTCTTCCGCTGCAAGGGCGTGGACAAATGGTGCGCTGTTACCGTGTTTAGTGACGAGGAGTGGCAGGCCTTCGGTCGTGCCATCGGTAGTCCCGCATGGGCTACCGATGACCCCAGATTCGCCACCTTTGAGGGAAGGAAGGAGAACGAGGACGAGCTTGAGGTATTGGTCACCGCGTTCACCGTCAACCGCGAAGACCGCGGAGTGATGGCAACCATGCAGGCCGTTGGTGTCCCCGCTGGGATGGTGAATAGCCCGGAAGACCACATGGAGAACGATCCCCAACTACTGTACCGCGAGTTCTTCCAGTGGCGTGACCACCCTGAACTGGGTCGCTATCGGCCACCCAGGCAGCCCTGTGTCCTCTCAAAAACACCCTGTCAAATAGAGCGTGCTCCGCTGTATGGCGAGCACAATGAATACGCTTTCAAGGAAATCCTCGGCATGACCGACGATGAAATTGCCGAACTGGTCATCGAAGGTGTTATACAGTAG
- a CDS encoding CaiB/BaiF CoA-transferase family protein, with the protein MAEKTEGMLSPYRVLDLADEKGLMCGKLMGDMGADVLKIERPGGDPARDIGPFYHDEKDPEKSLYWFAVNTSKRGITLDIETAEGRDIFRKLVKSADFVIESFSPGHMDGLGLGYAELEKINPGIIMVSITPYGQTGPYRDNKASDLALWATGAGPLMRSFGDHDRTPYRISHHAQTYFHAGTEAVVGALVALYHRGDSGEGQHVDVSIQECMSFFPVGDWDFNRRHRPRGISPMPVNVRHIWPCKDGYVMWRYTGGPNAVRHSIPLVNWMAEEGMADDWFKSFDWQSFSHFTTTQDVIDRMEEQTIDFFMTHTKAEMMAGAIKYRIMLYPVAAANDMAESPQLAAREFWPQVEHPELGTSIRYPGRWSNASETPPVISRRAPLVGEHNDEIYVEELDISRESLARLKKDGVV; encoded by the coding sequence ATGGCGGAGAAGACCGAAGGCATGCTCAGCCCGTATCGTGTCCTTGACCTCGCGGATGAGAAGGGTCTGATGTGCGGTAAGCTGATGGGTGACATGGGCGCTGACGTGCTCAAGATTGAGAGACCCGGAGGTGACCCGGCACGCGATATCGGGCCGTTCTATCATGACGAAAAAGACCCGGAGAAAAGTCTGTACTGGTTCGCTGTGAACACCAGCAAACGAGGAATAACCCTTGATATTGAGACGGCGGAAGGCAGAGATATCTTCCGGAAGCTGGTGAAGAGCGCGGATTTCGTTATCGAGTCTTTCTCACCGGGGCACATGGACGGACTCGGACTGGGTTATGCCGAACTGGAGAAGATAAACCCCGGCATCATCATGGTCTCCATCACGCCCTACGGGCAGACCGGCCCCTACAGAGACAACAAGGCTTCTGACCTCGCGCTCTGGGCAACCGGGGCAGGACCGCTTATGCGCTCCTTCGGCGACCATGACCGGACCCCTTACCGGATTAGCCATCACGCTCAGACCTACTTCCACGCGGGAACCGAGGCAGTCGTCGGGGCGCTCGTCGCACTGTACCACCGTGGGGACTCCGGTGAAGGCCAGCACGTTGACGTGTCCATCCAGGAATGCATGAGCTTCTTCCCGGTAGGCGACTGGGACTTCAACCGGAGACATCGGCCACGGGGGATTTCCCCAATGCCCGTCAATGTGCGGCACATCTGGCCCTGCAAGGACGGCTATGTCATGTGGCGCTATACCGGTGGACCGAATGCGGTGCGGCACAGCATCCCACTGGTCAACTGGATGGCCGAAGAAGGCATGGCCGACGACTGGTTCAAGAGCTTCGACTGGCAGAGCTTCAGCCACTTCACCACCACCCAGGATGTCATAGACCGGATGGAAGAGCAGACCATCGACTTCTTTATGACCCATACCAAGGCGGAGATGATGGCCGGCGCCATCAAGTACCGCATCATGCTTTATCCGGTAGCCGCTGCCAATGATATGGCAGAGAGCCCACAGCTTGCCGCTCGTGAGTTCTGGCCACAGGTTGAACATCCTGAGCTGGGTACCAGCATAAGGTATCCCGGCAGGTGGTCCAATGCCTCGGAGACCCCGCCCGTGATATCACGACGTGCCCCACTGGTAGGGGAGCACAACGATGAAATATACGTCGAGGAACTGGACATCTCCAGGGAATCACTGGCCAGGCTGAAGAAGGATGGCGTTGTCTAG
- a CDS encoding cation:proton antiporter encodes MNQLDPVVTIAILLAAALVGGMIAHRLRQPIILGYLVIGVAVGPHALGLIGDLELVETAATMGVALLMFTLGLEISIAQLREVGRIGVWGGITQIAATLALGLIAGYFLFRWPLSQAVLFGLIISLSSTAVCLKILMERGELVSVHGRIMIAILIVQDIGVVVMMVVIPLMSGMTENIPLTLAIAAGKALLFIGLAIILGRWGLPWLLGRVGGVRDRELFLLTVLVLCLGAAVGTHVLGLSIVFGAFLVGLVLRETRFVHQALAEITPLRDIFATLFFVSLGMLLDPIFLINNWQSVALLVVAIIALKLLVVFGIVRIFGYSSRIAILTGAGLFQIGEFSFILAQGGVNAGIVSDQFYSLILASAIITMLLTPVTISLIIRLYPKPALLTGGRRMVAKEASSTSVSVPTERPDRVVIAGYGRVGRNIAQGLQDAGIPHIIIDLDPERVSEAKSSGRPRIYGDATNRNVLSKVDLGRAQALVVTYPDSIAVVTTVKTALSINPELKILVRVHRAREADELKKLGVTELVSPEYEASFRFIKRLLNIMGLEKGKRRQILATMRKDKEIAEYDPD; translated from the coding sequence ATGAATCAATTAGATCCGGTTGTTACCATTGCCATTCTGTTGGCAGCAGCATTAGTGGGTGGAATGATAGCCCATCGACTAAGACAACCGATTATACTGGGCTACCTGGTAATCGGCGTGGCCGTTGGGCCTCATGCTCTTGGTTTGATAGGTGACCTGGAGCTTGTTGAAACGGCTGCCACCATGGGTGTTGCCCTGTTGATGTTTACCCTGGGGCTGGAAATCTCGATAGCTCAATTGCGTGAAGTCGGCAGGATAGGTGTATGGGGTGGTATTACCCAAATTGCGGCTACCCTCGCTCTAGGGCTGATTGCAGGGTACTTTCTATTCCGATGGCCTCTATCCCAGGCGGTCTTGTTTGGTCTGATTATCTCTCTCAGCAGCACGGCAGTATGCCTGAAAATACTGATGGAGCGAGGGGAACTGGTCTCGGTGCATGGGCGAATAATGATCGCCATCCTTATTGTTCAGGATATCGGTGTAGTAGTTATGATGGTGGTGATACCGTTAATGAGCGGTATGACAGAGAACATACCGCTTACCCTGGCAATAGCTGCAGGGAAAGCACTTCTATTTATCGGGTTAGCTATCATATTGGGACGATGGGGACTTCCCTGGCTGCTGGGCAGGGTTGGCGGTGTTCGAGATCGAGAACTGTTTCTGTTAACCGTTCTTGTATTGTGTCTGGGTGCCGCAGTAGGCACTCATGTTTTGGGCCTGTCAATCGTGTTTGGAGCTTTCCTGGTCGGTCTGGTGTTGCGTGAAACAAGGTTCGTACATCAGGCACTGGCAGAGATTACGCCCTTACGCGATATTTTTGCTACTCTTTTCTTTGTTTCTCTGGGTATGCTGCTTGACCCCATTTTCCTGATTAATAACTGGCAATCAGTGGCACTGCTGGTGGTGGCCATCATCGCCCTGAAACTACTGGTTGTTTTTGGCATTGTTCGAATATTCGGCTATAGTTCCCGGATAGCCATCCTGACCGGTGCCGGTCTTTTCCAGATTGGTGAATTCAGCTTCATCCTGGCTCAGGGTGGAGTCAACGCCGGCATTGTCTCGGACCAGTTTTACTCCCTGATTCTCGCCAGTGCTATTATCACGATGCTGTTAACACCAGTTACCATCAGCCTGATTATCAGGCTATATCCTAAACCGGCTTTGCTGACAGGCGGTAGACGGATGGTCGCTAAAGAGGCTTCATCGACTTCCGTCTCCGTGCCCACCGAGAGGCCGGACCGAGTAGTAATTGCCGGCTACGGAAGAGTTGGGAGAAACATTGCTCAAGGCCTGCAGGATGCCGGAATCCCGCACATTATAATTGATCTTGACCCAGAGCGTGTTTCCGAAGCTAAGAGTAGCGGCCGACCACGTATATATGGCGATGCTACCAATAGAAACGTTCTATCCAAGGTCGACCTTGGTAGAGCGCAAGCATTGGTGGTAACTTATCCGGACTCGATAGCAGTGGTAACCACGGTAAAGACCGCGTTGAGCATTAACCCTGAGCTTAAAATATTGGTGCGGGTGCATCGGGCGAGGGAAGCTGATGAGCTTAAGAAGCTGGGGGTTACCGAGCTAGTCAGCCCGGAATATGAGGCCAGTTTCAGGTTCATTAAGAGGCTGTTGAACATTATGGGCCTGGAGAAAGGCAAGAGAAGACAAATCCTGGCCACAATGCGCAAAGACAAGGAGATTGCTGAATACGATCCCGATT